The genome window AACAAGGGCTATGAGTTCCGGGTTGGCTATAACGGTCAGGCTGGCGAGTTGAAATACAGTGTTAGTGTGAATGGTGGCTATGCGAAAAACACCATTACGTTCTGGGATGAAACGCCGGGTGCACCGGAGTGGCAGCGGTCAACGGGTAAGCCAATCCCCAGCAACGTGAACGATCCGAACCAGCAAAATGGTACGCTTATGTATCAGTACGATGGTATCTTCTCTACGCAGGCCGATATCGATGCCAACAAGCTGGACTACAGTGGTGTTGGAGCTAGCCTACTGCGCCCTGGCGACATGAAGTTGAAAGACATCGATGGAAATGGTAAAATTGATGCAAACGACCGTGTACGGGCCGACCGCAACAACCAGCCTCGCTTCCAAGGTGGTCTGAACGCCAGTGTTCGGTACAAAAACTTCGACCTCAGCATTCTGTTTCAGGGTTCGGCCGGTGGACAGATCTTCCTGCAAACGGAGTCGGGTACTATTGGTAACTTCCTACAGTATAGCTACGATCATCGCTGGACGGTGGACAACCCAAGCACTGTTGACCCACGCATCGTTGACCGCAGCAATCAATACTTCTCCAACGGTACAACCTACTGGCTGAGAAGTACAGATTATGTACGTCTGAAAAACCTGGAGTTGGGTTATTCACTACCAAACACGATTTCGGGCAAAGTCGGCCTGAACAATCTGCGCGTGTATGTGAACGGTCTCAACCTGGCTACGTATGCACCGGCTATGAAAGGTATATACGATCCTGAAGCGACGAGCAGCAGTGGTCAGTATTATCCACAGGCGCGGGTTATCAACGCGGGTTTAACAGTTAGTTTCTAAACGATTAATCAGATTAAGAGTAGTATGAATTATATAACCAAGTGTCTATCGTTTAGCCTGCTGTTGGGCACAACGATGATCGCCTGTAACTCCGATTTCCTGGACACGAAACCGCTCGATAAAGTATCGGGTGACGCTGTCTGGGCCGACCGTGCCCTCTCCGAAGCTTTCGTAACGGATGTGTACAACGGTATCCGGGATGGTTTACTGGATCAGATGAGTTTTGACTGCCAGACCGATAACGCCCTGTATAGCTTTGGCAAACAGGACGTGAACGAAGCAAACGTTAGTCCATCGAACACGGGTACGGTTAAAAGTACGATGGAATGGGGAGCTGTCTACGCTCGAATCCGGGCTGCCAACATTGCCCTGTCGAAACTGGCCAAGCCTACGTTCGATAATAGCGGTGATCTGGCCGGACGGATGCGGGGCGAGATGTACTTTATGCGCGCCTATTTCTACAACCAGCTACTGCGTTATTATGGGGCTGTTCCTATCATCAAATCGGCTTACACGCTGGATGAGGGGGATTTTACGGTTGGTCGTAACACGTACGAAGAGTGCGTCAACGCTATCGTGACCGATCTGGATTCGGCTACAACGCTGTTGAAAGGTCGGAGCATGGCCGCTGGTCGGGCTACAATGGGCGCTTCGATGGCCCTTAAGGCACGGGTTCTGTTGTATGCTGCCAGTGATTTGCACGACATTCCAACGGCTAAGGCCAAGTCGAGTGTCATTGCCAGTTTCGCTAAGCCTGAACTGTTGGGTTACGTGAGTGGCGATCGGACAGCCCGCTGGAAAAAAGCACAGGACGCAGCCAAGGCTGTTATGGACCTGAACCAGTATGGCTATAAACTGAACCTGTCTGCTCCCGTTACGGCTGCCGAAGGTCAGCAGAACTACGTAAACCTGTCGCTGTCGCAGAACGGTGGAGAAGCCGATGGTATTTTCCTGAAATACTACATTCGGGCGTCTAACGACGACTGGGGTTCCTGGTTCCCGCGTAACAACATGCCGAACGGATACCACGGCTGGACATCCAGCGAACCGACTCAGCAGATGGTGGATAACTACGAGATGATGGATGGTACCAAGTTCGACTGGAACAACGCAACCCATGCCGCAGCGCCTTACGAAAACCGCGATCCCCGCTTCTACGCGTCGATCCTGTATGATGGTGCGCAGTGGAAACCCCGTACGCCCGATGGCGCTGGTATCGATCCCGCTGGTCAGATTCAGATGGGTGAATACGAAGTGGGTACCTCGGCTGCTCCAACCAAGTTTTCGGGCTTGGACACGCGGAATAGCACGATCGAAAACTGGAACGGTACCTGGACTGGCTACGCCATCCGTAAGTTTTTCAACACCGACGTTTCTATTGTGGATCAGAACATCCGTCAGGAAATTCCTTCCATCCAGATTCGTTACACGGAAGTTGTACTGAACTACGCCGAAACCTGTTTGATGCTGGGTCAGGAAGCAGAGGCCAAAAAATGGATCAATGCTGTTCGCTTCCGGGCTGGTATGCCAGCCATCACCGAAACGGGTTCTGCGCTGATGACGCGCTACCAGAATGAGCGGAACGTTGAAATGTTTATGGAAGATCAGCGTTTCTACGACGTTCGCCGGTGGATGATCGCGCCAACCGTACTCGGCCAGCAAGCCCGGATCATTGCAATCACGGGTAAACTAAAGTCGGGTAAGTCGGTCACGACCTACAAGTATAGCAAAGACAACTATACCTATACGTACAAAGTACAGGACTTAGGAACGGGTAAAGAGAATCGGAAATGGGCCGATAAGATTTACTTCTTGCCGATCAGCCGGGACGAAATCAACCGGAATAACAAGCTGATTCAGAACCCAGGTTACGAATAGTCGAGTAAGTAATTATTCTTACAAAAAATGTCAGTACTGCTTAGTAAGTACTGGCATTTTTTGTTTTATTTTTGGTATATTTTATTTCTAGAACATTGCGTACCACGACGATTGCCCCCTGGTTTATACTGTTCATAGCGAGTTTTTTCGCACTTGCTGGATGTAACCAGTCCGCCACCGATAAAACCAATACCAGTCCCACATCGCCACTCTTTACCTCGCTTACCCCCGAGCAGACGGGCATCACCTTCGCCAATACACTGACCGAAGGGTTGAACACCAACGTGCTGATGTACGAATATTTCTACAACGGTGGGGGCGTAGCGGTAGGCGATTTGAACGGCGATGGGTTCGATGATGTCTACTTTAGTGGCAACATGGTTCCGAATCAGTTGTACCTGAACAAAGGGAAAGCAGCCCCGATGACATTTACCGATATAACCGCCACTGCTGGCGTTGCCGGTCGGGAAGGACCCTGGCGGACGGGCGTTTCGATGGCTGATGTCAATGGCGATGGACGGCTCGATCTGTTTGTTTGCTATTCGGGCAGTTTACCACCTTTCAAACGAATTCCACAGTTGTTCATCAACGATGGCAGCGATGCGCAGGGCGTTCCTCATTTTTCGGATCAAACGGCGAAATGGGGACTGGATAGACCCGGGCAAACTACGCAGGGTACGTTTTTCGACTATGACCGTGATGGCGATCTGGATTTGTTTCTGCTGAACCATAATCCGCGCCTGTTACCCGTACTTGATCCGGGACCGACGGCATCTTTGCTGAAACAAAGTAATCCGGAAATTGGCGTTCGTCTGTTGCAGAATACTGGTACTCGGTTCAATGATGTTACCGAACGCTCGGGACTAAGCAGTTCCGTGTTGAGTTATGGCCTCGGATTAGGCGTATCGGATTTGAATGCCGACGGATGGCCCGATCTGTACATCTCTAACGACTACACCATACCCGATTACCTGTATCTGAACAACCAGGATGGCACGTTTACGAATCAACTGAAAAACAGCGTTCGACACACATCCCAGTTTTCGATGGGAAACGATGTGGCTGACGTGAATAACGACGCGCGGCCCGACATCATGACGCTCGACATGCTGCCCGAAGATAACCGGCGGCAGAAACTATTGATGGCGCCTGACAATTACGAAAAATTCAATCTGGCCGTGTCGTCTGGATTCCATTATCAGCATATGCGTAATATGCTGCAACTCAATGAAGGTGGTGACGTAAAAGAAGGGAAAACGGTGCCTGTGTTTAGCGAAGTTGGTCAACTGGCCGGTGTGTCGAATACCGACTGGAGCTGGTCGCCCCTGTTGGCGGATTACGATAACGACGGCTGGAAAGATATCTACATTACAAACGGCTACGTCCGCGACTACACGAATCAGGATTTTCTGAAATACATGACCGACTACATGCAAAATCGTCCCGCCAATTTTCGGCGCGAAGATGTGCTGGAACTCGTGCATAAGATACCCTCGTCCAATGTCATGAACTACATGTTTCGCAATCGGGGCGGAGACGGCGAGGTCACATTTGCCAATGCCGGCGCTGACTGGGGATTGACGCAGACGTCGAACAGTACCGGTGCTGCCTACGCTGATCTGGATAATGATGGGGACCTAGATCTGATCGTGAACAATACCAATCAACCCGCCTTTATCTTCCAGAATGAAGCGAATAAGGAGCGTAAACACCATTACCTATCTATAAAGCTTGCGGGGGCGGGAGCCAATACGCAGGGTATTGGCGCGAAACTAACGCTCTACCGGGCTGGAAATCAGCAATATGTTGAACAGATGCCAACACGCGGCTATCAATCGAGTATGTCGCCCCGGCTTCATTTTGGATTAGGCACCGATTCGCGAATCGATTCACTGCGCATTGTCTGGCCAACCGGTAAGCAACAGCTGCTGACAGGTATGAAAGCGGATCAACTGCTGACAGTGCAGGAGAAAGACGCGCTGGAAAATTTTAAAGCCCCGAGAATGGCACCGGCCCTTTTCCGGGAAGTAAAAGCACCGATGGCCTTCGCTGATCCGGTGAATACAGCCAATGATTTCAAGCGGCAAACGCTGTTGGTTAATGCACAGTCATTTAACGGTCCTTGTCTGGTTAAGGCCGATGTAAATGGGGATGGGCGTGAGGATGTCTACGCCGGAGGGAGTGGCGAACAGGCGGGTGCTTTGTTTATTCAACAG of Spirosoma agri contains these proteins:
- a CDS encoding RagB/SusD family nutrient uptake outer membrane protein, translating into MNYITKCLSFSLLLGTTMIACNSDFLDTKPLDKVSGDAVWADRALSEAFVTDVYNGIRDGLLDQMSFDCQTDNALYSFGKQDVNEANVSPSNTGTVKSTMEWGAVYARIRAANIALSKLAKPTFDNSGDLAGRMRGEMYFMRAYFYNQLLRYYGAVPIIKSAYTLDEGDFTVGRNTYEECVNAIVTDLDSATTLLKGRSMAAGRATMGASMALKARVLLYAASDLHDIPTAKAKSSVIASFAKPELLGYVSGDRTARWKKAQDAAKAVMDLNQYGYKLNLSAPVTAAEGQQNYVNLSLSQNGGEADGIFLKYYIRASNDDWGSWFPRNNMPNGYHGWTSSEPTQQMVDNYEMMDGTKFDWNNATHAAAPYENRDPRFYASILYDGAQWKPRTPDGAGIDPAGQIQMGEYEVGTSAAPTKFSGLDTRNSTIENWNGTWTGYAIRKFFNTDVSIVDQNIRQEIPSIQIRYTEVVLNYAETCLMLGQEAEAKKWINAVRFRAGMPAITETGSALMTRYQNERNVEMFMEDQRFYDVRRWMIAPTVLGQQARIIAITGKLKSGKSVTTYKYSKDNYTYTYKVQDLGTGKENRKWADKIYFLPISRDEINRNNKLIQNPGYE
- a CDS encoding VCBS repeat-containing protein; its protein translation is MRTTTIAPWFILFIASFFALAGCNQSATDKTNTSPTSPLFTSLTPEQTGITFANTLTEGLNTNVLMYEYFYNGGGVAVGDLNGDGFDDVYFSGNMVPNQLYLNKGKAAPMTFTDITATAGVAGREGPWRTGVSMADVNGDGRLDLFVCYSGSLPPFKRIPQLFINDGSDAQGVPHFSDQTAKWGLDRPGQTTQGTFFDYDRDGDLDLFLLNHNPRLLPVLDPGPTASLLKQSNPEIGVRLLQNTGTRFNDVTERSGLSSSVLSYGLGLGVSDLNADGWPDLYISNDYTIPDYLYLNNQDGTFTNQLKNSVRHTSQFSMGNDVADVNNDARPDIMTLDMLPEDNRRQKLLMAPDNYEKFNLAVSSGFHYQHMRNMLQLNEGGDVKEGKTVPVFSEVGQLAGVSNTDWSWSPLLADYDNDGWKDIYITNGYVRDYTNQDFLKYMTDYMQNRPANFRREDVLELVHKIPSSNVMNYMFRNRGGDGEVTFANAGADWGLTQTSNSTGAAYADLDNDGDLDLIVNNTNQPAFIFQNEANKERKHHYLSIKLAGAGANTQGIGAKLTLYRAGNQQYVEQMPTRGYQSSMSPRLHFGLGTDSRIDSLRIVWPTGKQQLLTGMKADQLLTVQEKDALENFKAPRMAPALFREVKAPMAFADPVNTANDFKRQTLLVNAQSFNGPCLVKADVNGDGREDVYAGGSGEQAGALFIQQANNQFSRLAQPAFEADKACNDADAVFFDANADGFPDLYVGSSYYSDWLADDPRLQDRLYLNDGKGHFTKSPKALPALLMSTGCVRVADVNGDGKPDLFVGGRVTPGRYPEPPRSYLLINDGQGKLPHFTDKTAQIAPMLAQIGMVTDAAWTDLNADRKPELVLVGEWMPITVFGLNNGQLTDQTKTYLGKEYRGWWNKLLIDDFNGDGKPDLVVGNQGLNTQCRASDQEPAELYYKDFDNNGKIDPILCLYVQGKSYPHATRDEMLEQVGMLRHRFTNYDSYSNATLTDVFKKEELDGAKLLTANYFKTAYFASTPDGKLAEKSLPLAAQTAPIFTLTALDYNQDGRKDLLLCGNTTQARLRFGRSDANSGLLLQGDGRGDFSPVAQQRAGFMLSGDVRSVLPVGNTLLFGINQQPVRAYTALK